The proteins below are encoded in one region of Segatella copri:
- a CDS encoding amylo-alpha-1,6-glucosidase → MSYLKFEKALMTNLQESLPKELLRTNRSGAYSCSTIVDCNTRKYHGLLVVPVPELDDENHVLLSSLDVTVIQHGAEFNLGLHKYQGNNYSPMGHKYIREFDCDKVPTTLYRVGGVILKKEVVFQHYENRILIRYTLVDGHSATTLRFRPFLAFRSVRQFTHENATASRDYAEVDHGIKTCMYAGYPDLYMQFSKKNEFKFCPDWYRGVEYPKEQERGYASNEDLYVPGYFEMDIKKGETIVFAASTSEIKAVSLKKLFDKEVDERSPRDNFFHCLVNAAHQFHRREKNDDRYILAGYPWFKCRARDTFIALPGLTLSIEEDDYFELVMKTAMKGYYEFMEGKPVSVHIAEIEQPDVPLWAIWALQQYAKETSKEECFKKYGQFIKDVISFIQDNKHPNLKLEENGLLYTDGKDKAVTWMNSTANGRPVVPRTGYIVEFNALWYNALCFCASLASTVGEEDSQQKLLAQAELTKQAFLDTFLNEYGYLYDYVDGNMMDWSVRPNMIFAVAFDYSPLSQDQKKQVLDICTRELLTPKGLRSLSPKSGGYNPVYVGPQTQRDYAYHQGTAWPWLGGFYMEASLKLYKRTRLSFIERQMVGYEDEMSSHCLGTISELFDGNPPFAGRGAISFAMNVAEILRALELLEKYQY, encoded by the coding sequence ATGAGTTATCTAAAATTCGAAAAGGCCCTTATGACGAATCTTCAAGAGTCGTTGCCTAAGGAGTTGTTGAGAACAAATCGCTCGGGTGCATATTCGTGCTCAACGATTGTAGACTGTAATACCCGCAAGTATCACGGATTACTTGTCGTGCCGGTTCCAGAACTGGACGATGAGAATCATGTGCTCTTGAGTTCGCTGGATGTTACGGTGATTCAGCATGGAGCAGAGTTTAACCTCGGCTTGCACAAGTACCAGGGCAACAACTACAGTCCGATGGGCCACAAGTACATTCGTGAGTTTGATTGTGATAAAGTGCCAACTACCCTTTATCGCGTAGGTGGTGTTATCCTGAAAAAGGAAGTTGTATTCCAGCATTATGAGAATCGCATTCTGATTCGCTATACCCTGGTAGACGGCCATTCGGCTACAACCCTTCGTTTCCGTCCTTTTCTGGCTTTCCGCAGTGTCCGTCAGTTTACTCATGAGAATGCTACCGCATCTCGTGATTATGCTGAGGTAGATCATGGCATCAAGACCTGTATGTATGCAGGTTATCCTGATCTCTATATGCAGTTCTCCAAGAAGAACGAGTTTAAATTCTGTCCAGATTGGTATCGTGGCGTGGAATATCCAAAGGAGCAGGAGAGAGGTTATGCTTCTAACGAAGACCTCTATGTTCCTGGTTATTTTGAAATGGATATCAAGAAAGGCGAAACCATCGTCTTTGCTGCTTCTACATCAGAAATCAAGGCGGTCAGCCTGAAGAAGCTCTTCGACAAGGAAGTGGATGAGCGTTCGCCTCGTGACAATTTCTTCCACTGTCTGGTCAATGCGGCTCATCAGTTCCATCGTCGTGAAAAGAACGATGACCGTTATATCCTGGCAGGTTACCCTTGGTTCAAGTGCCGTGCCCGCGATACATTCATCGCTCTTCCGGGTCTCACCCTCTCTATCGAGGAAGATGACTACTTCGAACTGGTGATGAAGACTGCCATGAAGGGATACTACGAGTTTATGGAAGGCAAGCCGGTCAGCGTTCATATTGCTGAGATAGAGCAGCCTGACGTGCCATTGTGGGCTATCTGGGCTTTGCAGCAGTATGCCAAGGAAACCAGCAAGGAAGAATGCTTCAAGAAGTATGGACAGTTTATCAAGGATGTTATCAGCTTTATCCAGGATAACAAGCATCCGAACCTGAAGCTCGAAGAGAACGGATTGCTCTATACCGATGGTAAGGACAAGGCTGTTACCTGGATGAACTCTACTGCCAACGGCAGACCTGTGGTTCCACGTACAGGTTATATCGTAGAGTTTAATGCTTTGTGGTATAACGCTTTGTGCTTCTGTGCTTCTCTCGCTTCAACAGTAGGTGAAGAAGACAGCCAGCAGAAACTCCTGGCTCAGGCTGAGCTGACCAAGCAGGCATTTCTCGATACCTTCCTCAATGAATATGGCTATCTCTACGATTATGTTGATGGAAATATGATGGACTGGAGCGTTCGCCCGAACATGATATTTGCAGTGGCTTTCGACTATTCTCCATTGTCGCAAGACCAGAAGAAGCAGGTTCTTGATATCTGTACACGCGAACTCCTTACTCCTAAGGGATTGCGTTCACTCTCGCCAAAGAGCGGTGGATATAATCCTGTTTATGTAGGTCCGCAGACCCAGCGCGACTATGCTTACCATCAGGGTACGGCGTGGCCATGGCTCGGTGGCTTCTATATGGAGGCAAGTCTGAAACTCTATAAGCGTACCCGTTTGAGCTTTATCGAACGCCAGATGGTAGGTTATGAGGACGAAATGTCTTCCCACTGTCTCGGTACCATCAGCGAACTCTTCGATGGAAACCCTCCATTCGCAGGTCGTGGTGCCATCTCTTTCGCCATGAATGTGGCTGAGATTCTGCGTGCGCTCGAGTTACTTGAAAAATATCAATATTAA
- a CDS encoding RagB/SusD family nutrient uptake outer membrane protein, producing MKKILYSVALAACCMGTMTSCSDFLDASNKSNVTAKQSFATKEGLNNLVNDAYQHLQNVYAAPLFTSCFSAGTDMYADGRNKMNEALNTYETLTPENTDIKNLYTYLYSGIRAANSVSYYAQTAQVDEKTKGQLIGEARVLAAYEYYLLVNNFGGVPIMKDFLTTADTGYPKSSAADVYAYIISELEDVISKNVLQASTATKGGGRISQETAKAILAKTYLSAAWDLNKQDYFSKAAALADEVIAGRKLTTPFAKLWKADGSGDDNEEFLWDVEYDLATANNTTSGGTEWSGYYCNYLGGNEDNIKATTSSYVPTLYALHCFKKGDLRYDATFMKELPNMNKGNAAGTGYWTWYKNGESLKGYPVVRYYSAWYETDADFAAWKAKDPANRANTYRIPMDSQTKEAQNMDGSDMEYYDNQQLVCSSNPCKKFDDSKTATTEKNTCYRDIHIITLPEMYLVAAEAYLKAGVNDKALARLNEVHQRAGLPALTGTITIDDILDENACENFGNEARWMDLRRTQTLVTRCTKYNHEMGDKAAQYIGKKLLRPIPQAAIDANDQLTLADQNPGY from the coding sequence ATGAAAAAGATATTATATAGCGTAGCATTGGCGGCCTGCTGCATGGGAACCATGACAAGTTGCAGCGACTTTCTGGATGCTAGCAACAAGTCGAATGTAACTGCCAAACAGAGTTTTGCGACAAAAGAGGGATTAAACAACCTCGTCAATGATGCCTATCAGCATCTGCAAAACGTTTATGCAGCTCCTCTGTTCACTAGCTGTTTCTCAGCAGGTACAGACATGTATGCCGATGGCCGTAACAAGATGAACGAGGCATTGAATACTTACGAGACCTTGACTCCAGAAAATACGGATATCAAGAATCTCTATACTTACCTCTATTCAGGTATACGTGCAGCCAACTCTGTGTCATATTATGCACAGACAGCCCAAGTTGATGAAAAGACTAAGGGGCAGCTTATAGGCGAAGCCCGTGTATTGGCAGCCTACGAGTATTATCTTCTGGTAAACAACTTCGGTGGTGTGCCTATCATGAAGGACTTCCTCACCACAGCAGACACAGGGTATCCGAAGTCTTCTGCTGCAGATGTATATGCCTATATCATCAGCGAACTCGAAGATGTTATCAGCAAGAATGTGCTTCAGGCTTCTACAGCTACCAAGGGTGGCGGCAGAATCAGCCAGGAAACAGCCAAGGCTATCCTAGCCAAAACCTACCTTTCTGCAGCATGGGACCTCAACAAACAAGACTACTTCTCCAAGGCTGCAGCTCTTGCCGATGAGGTGATTGCAGGCAGAAAACTGACTACCCCATTTGCCAAGCTCTGGAAGGCAGACGGATCGGGCGATGACAACGAAGAGTTCCTTTGGGATGTGGAATATGATTTGGCTACAGCCAACAATACAACATCAGGTGGTACAGAATGGAGCGGCTACTACTGTAACTATCTGGGTGGAAACGAGGATAACATCAAGGCTACAACCTCCAGCTATGTACCAACCCTCTATGCCTTGCATTGCTTCAAAAAGGGCGACCTGCGTTACGATGCTACCTTTATGAAGGAATTGCCAAATATGAACAAGGGAAATGCTGCAGGTACCGGCTACTGGACATGGTATAAGAATGGTGAGAGCCTAAAGGGTTATCCTGTGGTTCGTTACTATTCTGCATGGTATGAGACCGATGCCGACTTTGCTGCATGGAAGGCTAAAGACCCAGCCAACAGAGCAAACACCTATCGCATTCCGATGGATTCACAGACTAAGGAGGCACAGAATATGGATGGCTCCGATATGGAATATTACGATAACCAGCAACTGGTATGTAGTTCAAATCCATGCAAGAAGTTTGACGACAGCAAGACTGCTACCACAGAGAAGAACACCTGCTATCGCGACATCCATATCATCACTTTGCCAGAGATGTATCTCGTAGCAGCTGAGGCTTATCTGAAGGCTGGTGTTAATGATAAAGCATTAGCACGACTCAACGAGGTTCACCAGCGCGCTGGTCTTCCTGCACTTACAGGAACTATCACTATCGATGACATCCTTGATGAGAATGCATGCGAGAACTTCGGTAATGAGGCACGCTGGATGGATTTGCGCAGAACACAGACCCTGGTAACACGTTGCACCAAGTATAACCATGAGATGGGAGACAAGGCTGCCCAGTATATCGGCAAGAAGCTTCTTCGCCCTATCCCACAGGCTGCAATTGATGCCAATGACCAACTGACATTAGCCGACCAGAATCCTGGTTACTAA
- a CDS encoding glycoside hydrolase family 43 protein: MKIKYHSLLCILATIALSSPLSALSVNAQKAVSKTWNPNLKNGMYRNPVIDADYSDPDVCRVGNDYYMTSSSFQCFPGLQILHSTDLVNWEIIGAALLDDYPVLPEYQGTELDWRKKVQHGNYVWAPSIRYHDGWFYIYCGDPDQGLFMTKTQDPRGPWEPITWVMKGKGLIDCCPLWDEDGKAYLSHGCAGSRAGIKSVLFVAPMSPDGTKVTGPSRIVYDGHEDQPTIEGTKFYKRNGYYYIMSPAGGVKYGWQVELRSKNPYGPYEEYVGMAQGKNKKVNGPHQGAWVDTQNGEDWFLHFQDKHAYGRVVHLQPAKWVNDWLVIGDDKDGDGCGDPVQQWKKPNLPSSGNFQPKESDDFNSVDLGLQWQWNGPYSQYWYFCDAKNSKLRLYGVQQAEDVKNLYDLPNLLLQKLPTENFTATAKVKFIPNRTEAYKENDKVLGESAGMIMQGMDYAALKFVDTKEEGVVLQYVTCEKAEKGKAEKVVKQVAIKTSKQPQPYTVKYAVDDIPSSRIATQDVWLRVKVHSEGIANQIQAIAEWSYSLDGKKFIKIGNPFTVREGKWIGAKLGFFNTRTAKKNDAAFFDVDWIHFEK; encoded by the coding sequence ATGAAAATAAAATATCATTCACTCCTGTGCATTCTCGCCACCATCGCATTGAGTTCTCCGCTCTCTGCGCTGAGCGTGAATGCCCAGAAAGCGGTATCCAAGACATGGAATCCGAACCTGAAGAACGGAATGTACCGCAACCCGGTAATTGACGCCGACTACTCAGACCCAGATGTATGCCGTGTGGGCAATGACTACTATATGACCTCCTCTTCCTTCCAGTGTTTCCCAGGCTTGCAGATTCTGCACAGCACCGACCTGGTAAACTGGGAGATTATCGGTGCTGCCCTACTCGATGACTATCCGGTTTTGCCTGAATACCAGGGCACCGAACTGGATTGGCGCAAGAAGGTTCAGCATGGTAACTATGTGTGGGCACCCTCTATACGCTATCACGACGGATGGTTCTATATCTACTGTGGCGATCCTGACCAGGGTCTCTTCATGACCAAGACACAAGACCCACGCGGTCCTTGGGAGCCTATCACCTGGGTGATGAAGGGAAAAGGTCTTATCGACTGCTGCCCTCTTTGGGATGAGGACGGCAAGGCTTATCTTTCACATGGATGCGCCGGTTCAAGAGCCGGCATCAAGTCAGTGCTCTTCGTGGCTCCAATGTCACCAGACGGAACCAAGGTTACCGGTCCTTCACGCATCGTATATGATGGTCACGAAGACCAGCCTACCATCGAGGGAACCAAATTCTACAAGCGCAACGGATATTATTATATCATGAGTCCTGCGGGCGGAGTAAAGTATGGCTGGCAGGTAGAACTGCGTTCCAAGAATCCATACGGTCCTTACGAGGAGTATGTGGGCATGGCACAGGGAAAGAACAAGAAGGTAAACGGCCCTCACCAGGGTGCATGGGTAGATACCCAGAACGGCGAAGACTGGTTCCTCCACTTCCAGGATAAGCATGCTTATGGTCGTGTGGTTCATCTGCAACCAGCCAAATGGGTAAACGACTGGCTCGTTATCGGAGACGACAAGGATGGTGACGGCTGCGGTGACCCTGTTCAGCAATGGAAGAAGCCAAACCTGCCATCAAGCGGTAACTTCCAGCCTAAGGAATCGGATGATTTCAACAGCGTAGATTTAGGTCTGCAATGGCAGTGGAACGGTCCTTACAGTCAGTACTGGTACTTCTGTGATGCCAAGAACTCCAAGTTGCGTCTCTATGGCGTGCAGCAGGCAGAAGATGTAAAGAACCTGTATGATTTGCCAAACCTCCTGCTCCAGAAACTCCCTACCGAGAACTTTACTGCTACTGCCAAGGTGAAGTTCATACCTAACCGCACCGAGGCTTACAAGGAAAATGATAAGGTATTGGGCGAAAGCGCCGGCATGATCATGCAAGGCATGGACTATGCGGCACTCAAGTTTGTTGATACCAAGGAAGAGGGTGTTGTTTTGCAATATGTAACCTGCGAGAAGGCTGAGAAGGGAAAGGCTGAGAAGGTGGTAAAGCAAGTGGCCATCAAGACCAGCAAGCAGCCTCAACCTTACACCGTGAAGTATGCCGTAGATGATATTCCTTCTTCCCGCATCGCTACCCAGGATGTATGGCTCCGCGTGAAGGTTCATAGCGAAGGCATCGCCAACCAGATACAGGCTATCGCTGAATGGAGCTACAGTCTGGATGGTAAGAAGTTTATCAAGATAGGCAATCCGTTTACTGTACGCGAAGGCAAGTGGATAGGTGCCAAGCTCGGTTTCTTCAACACCCGCACAGCCAAGAAGAACGATGCTGCCTTCTTCGACGTAGACTGGATTCATTTCGAAAAATAA
- a CDS encoding glycoside hydrolase family 28 protein: protein MKKSIIKTVVLAALMALPMFAKAQTFAGITAEQNAQNTPEGWTAVELPQLPAITSVNTFNIKDYGASTSAADNTKAIQKALDAVPTTGGMVVIPAGTWMFGSTDQMTSKTEVLSIKAKTILHLSAGATLKLVEYGKAPNTKTVFIGGENKGKNVTDIVIEGEGETSVIDGQGARWWLARENGETFNPGAMIRFEQGKRFLLRNFKIQNTPGVNITISNSGKASHATIHDLIISEPSSEAGKGKASHNTDGISIWGPYVNIYNCNISNGDDNIVCDNDAQYIHVWNCDFGTGHGASIGSFTKNIKHVWFDNINMNGTTAGIRMKTGINSNGTLRGGGEEDWKFSNFTMTKVKNPFSIDCYYDKNYNSDPAVDKANARALDSTTPTYTNILLQNVKTTDVCEGNAIFLIGRPESHIKNVTLDNVQISAKKGIDIRFVDNLVFKNNSKITCQSGKLWIRQYDSIVDDQCDATGAGTNPTPNPGETTEVSYILDASTSTSSSTDPSPWTFNNGCSIESSKGYATAKSNTIKYSKGIQFTINLPENITITSATFAGYANEDNKTCYLGELNGTTFASDKYVFPSRTTQTDTSTKFDITLDTPATGVLTFTPQDAQAAWVITLKGVKVTSSGINNVVLTAKVNNNNIYDLSGRMVKLNAKAEDLQGLKKGIYIYNNKKYVAK from the coding sequence ATGAAGAAATCAATCATTAAGACAGTCGTGCTGGCTGCGCTCATGGCTCTGCCTATGTTCGCAAAAGCACAAACTTTCGCTGGTATCACAGCCGAGCAGAACGCACAGAACACTCCTGAAGGATGGACTGCCGTAGAACTGCCACAGTTGCCTGCCATCACTTCGGTAAACACATTTAATATCAAGGATTATGGTGCCTCGACATCTGCTGCAGACAACACCAAGGCTATCCAGAAAGCACTTGATGCTGTGCCTACAACAGGTGGTATGGTCGTGATTCCTGCCGGTACATGGATGTTTGGTAGCACAGACCAGATGACAAGCAAGACCGAGGTACTCAGCATCAAGGCGAAGACCATCCTTCACCTCAGCGCAGGTGCCACATTGAAACTCGTAGAATACGGCAAGGCTCCTAACACAAAGACTGTCTTCATCGGCGGAGAGAACAAGGGTAAGAACGTTACCGACATTGTTATCGAGGGTGAAGGTGAAACTTCTGTCATCGACGGTCAGGGTGCACGTTGGTGGCTCGCAAGAGAGAATGGCGAAACCTTCAATCCTGGTGCAATGATCCGCTTCGAGCAGGGCAAGCGCTTCCTGCTCCGCAACTTCAAGATTCAGAATACTCCGGGTGTAAACATCACCATCAGCAACAGTGGTAAGGCTAGCCATGCTACCATCCATGATCTGATTATCAGTGAACCTTCATCTGAAGCTGGCAAGGGAAAGGCATCGCATAACACCGATGGAATCTCTATCTGGGGTCCATACGTTAATATCTACAACTGTAACATCAGCAACGGCGATGACAATATCGTTTGTGACAATGATGCACAATATATCCATGTATGGAACTGCGACTTCGGTACAGGACATGGTGCTTCTATCGGTAGTTTCACCAAAAACATCAAGCATGTATGGTTCGACAATATCAACATGAACGGAACAACAGCAGGAATCCGCATGAAGACGGGTATCAATAGCAATGGTACACTGCGTGGCGGTGGCGAGGAGGATTGGAAGTTCAGCAACTTCACCATGACCAAGGTTAAGAATCCATTCTCTATCGACTGCTACTACGACAAGAACTACAACAGCGACCCTGCCGTAGATAAAGCAAATGCCAGAGCTCTTGATAGTACTACCCCAACCTACACCAACATTCTGCTTCAGAACGTGAAGACAACAGATGTATGCGAAGGTAACGCTATCTTCCTGATTGGCCGCCCTGAGAGCCACATCAAGAACGTGACACTCGACAATGTGCAGATTTCAGCCAAGAAGGGCATCGATATCCGCTTCGTAGATAATCTCGTGTTCAAGAACAACTCTAAGATTACATGCCAGTCGGGCAAACTCTGGATTCGCCAGTACGATTCTATAGTAGATGACCAGTGTGATGCTACAGGGGCAGGTACAAATCCCACTCCCAATCCAGGTGAGACAACAGAAGTAAGCTATATTCTGGATGCTTCAACCAGCACTTCTTCAAGCACAGATCCATCTCCATGGACGTTCAATAACGGTTGCAGCATAGAGAGCAGCAAAGGTTACGCTACAGCTAAAAGCAATACCATCAAGTATAGCAAGGGCATACAGTTTACCATCAACCTGCCTGAGAATATTACCATTACATCGGCTACATTTGCAGGATATGCCAATGAAGACAACAAGACTTGCTATCTCGGCGAACTGAACGGAACAACCTTTGCCAGCGACAAATACGTATTCCCTAGCCGTACAACCCAAACGGATACGAGCACAAAGTTTGATATTACACTTGACACTCCTGCTACTGGCGTTCTTACCTTCACACCACAAGATGCACAAGCCGCTTGGGTTATCACACTGAAAGGTGTAAAGGTAACAAGTTCAGGTATCAACAATGTTGTTTTAACCGCCAAGGTAAACAATAACAACATTTACGACCTCAGCGGTCGCATGGTAAAGCTCAATGCCAAGGCAGAAGACCTGCAAGGTCTCAAAAAAGGTATCTATATCTACAACAACAAGAAATACGTAGCTAAATAA
- a CDS encoding glycoside hydrolase family 57 protein: MKTICLYFEIHQITHLKRYRFFDIGTDHYYYDDYENDRSINEIAERSYMPALNALQEMIEKNGKYFKVAFSLSGVGMEQLELHAPQVLEKLQQLNNTGCVEFLAEPYSHGLASLVNEASFKDEVMRQCTKIEEYFGKKPTVLRNSSLIYSDDIGNDVANMGFIGMLTEGAKHVLGWKSPHYVYHCALNPKLKLLLRDVNLSDDISLRFSNSDWDGYPLFADNYMNRIAAFPEEEQVINIFMELSALGIAQPLSSNILEFMKALPQCAKDRGITFSTPSEICKKIKSVGEVNVPDTLSWVDEERDVSSWLGNPMQREAFNKLYSVADRVRIANDPRINQDWDYLQASNNFRFMTTKPSNVGLDRGIYSSPFDAFTNYMNILGDFITRVNDLYPADVDNDQLEGLLTTIKNQDEELEMKDKEIVRLQAKIEKIEKEAEKHHGEKPAKAAPAKKAAAKPAAKKTPAKKAPAKKTTKAEPTEEKKD, encoded by the coding sequence ATGAAAACAATTTGTTTATATTTCGAGATACATCAGATTACCCATCTGAAACGCTACCGCTTCTTCGACATCGGTACCGACCATTATTACTATGATGACTACGAGAACGACCGTAGCATCAACGAGATTGCTGAGCGCTCTTATATGCCAGCCTTGAATGCCCTTCAGGAGATGATTGAAAAGAACGGCAAGTATTTCAAGGTAGCTTTCTCGCTTTCGGGTGTGGGTATGGAGCAGTTGGAACTTCATGCTCCTCAGGTACTGGAGAAGCTTCAGCAGCTCAACAATACGGGTTGTGTAGAGTTCCTGGCTGAGCCTTACTCTCACGGACTTGCTTCTCTGGTTAATGAGGCAAGTTTCAAGGATGAGGTGATGCGCCAGTGTACTAAGATTGAGGAATATTTCGGAAAGAAACCTACCGTATTGCGCAACTCTTCGCTCATCTACAGCGATGATATCGGTAACGATGTTGCCAACATGGGATTCATTGGTATGCTCACCGAGGGTGCCAAGCACGTGCTTGGCTGGAAGTCTCCTCACTATGTTTACCATTGCGCCCTGAACCCTAAGTTGAAGCTCCTTTTGCGCGATGTGAACCTGAGCGATGATATCTCTCTGCGCTTCAGCAACAGCGATTGGGACGGCTATCCACTCTTTGCCGACAACTATATGAACCGGATTGCTGCCTTCCCAGAGGAGGAGCAGGTTATCAATATCTTCATGGAGCTTTCTGCTCTTGGTATTGCCCAGCCTCTGTCAAGCAACATCCTCGAGTTTATGAAGGCTTTGCCTCAGTGTGCCAAGGACCGTGGCATCACTTTCTCAACACCTTCAGAAATCTGCAAGAAGATCAAGTCGGTAGGCGAGGTGAATGTGCCTGATACCTTGAGTTGGGTAGACGAGGAGCGTGATGTAAGTTCATGGTTGGGTAACCCGATGCAGCGTGAGGCTTTCAACAAGCTTTACAGTGTGGCAGACCGTGTACGTATCGCCAACGATCCACGTATCAATCAGGACTGGGATTACCTGCAGGCAAGTAACAACTTCCGCTTCATGACTACCAAGCCAAGCAATGTGGGTCTTGACAGAGGTATCTATTCAAGTCCTTTCGATGCTTTCACTAACTATATGAACATTCTTGGCGACTTCATCACCCGAGTAAACGACCTCTATCCTGCTGATGTTGATAACGATCAGCTTGAGGGCCTGCTTACTACCATCAAGAATCAGGATGAAGAGCTTGAGATGAAGGACAAGGAGATTGTCCGTCTTCAGGCTAAGATTGAAAAGATAGAGAAGGAGGCTGAGAAGCACCATGGCGAGAAGCCTGCTAAGGCTGCTCCTGCCAAGAAGGCCGCAGCTAAGCCTGCAGCCAAGAAGACTCCTGCCAAGAAGGCTCCTGCCAAGAAAACAACAAAGGCAGAGCCTACAGAAGAAAAGAAAGATTAG
- a CDS encoding glycosyltransferase family 4 protein: MKVLMFGWEYPPHVFGGLATANFGISQGLHAQGDVDITLCLPHPFGDEDRSACKIVAMNSVPIAWRDVNHDYVQQRVGNIMSPDDYFRYRDHIYADFNYMHVNDLGCMEFAGGYPSNLHDEINNYSIIAGVVARSEEFDIIHAHDWLTFPAGIHAKRVSGKPLCIHVHATDFDRSRGKVNPTVYAIEKDGMDNADCIMCVSELTRQTVIHQYHQDPRKCFAMHNAVYPLKQEWQDIPRPNHKGKEKVVTFLGRLTMQKGPEYFVEAANMVLHRTRNVRFCMAGSGDMMDQMIYLAAERGIADRFHFPGFMRGKQVYECLKDSDVYVMPSVSEPFGISPLEAMQCGTPTIISKQSGCGEILSNCIKVDYWDIHALADAIYSICHNESLFDYLSEEGKKEVDQITWEKVGVRIKDLYLKTLGWK, encoded by the coding sequence ATGAAAGTTTTAATGTTTGGATGGGAGTATCCTCCTCACGTATTTGGTGGTTTGGCAACTGCCAACTTTGGTATCTCCCAGGGACTTCATGCCCAGGGCGATGTTGATATCACATTGTGTCTGCCTCATCCTTTCGGTGATGAGGACCGCAGTGCCTGCAAGATTGTGGCAATGAACAGTGTGCCTATCGCCTGGCGAGATGTAAATCACGACTATGTGCAGCAGCGCGTAGGTAATATCATGAGTCCGGACGATTATTTCCGCTACCGTGACCACATCTATGCCGATTTTAACTATATGCATGTAAATGACCTCGGCTGTATGGAATTTGCCGGTGGTTATCCGTCAAATCTTCATGACGAGATCAACAACTACAGCATCATTGCCGGAGTTGTAGCCCGTTCAGAAGAATTTGATATTATCCATGCTCACGACTGGCTTACATTCCCAGCCGGAATTCATGCCAAGCGCGTGAGTGGCAAACCATTGTGCATCCACGTTCATGCTACTGATTTCGACCGTAGCCGTGGAAAGGTGAACCCTACCGTTTACGCTATCGAGAAAGACGGTATGGATAATGCCGACTGTATCATGTGTGTATCCGAACTGACCCGCCAGACGGTGATTCACCAGTATCACCAGGATCCACGCAAGTGTTTCGCCATGCACAATGCCGTATACCCATTGAAGCAGGAGTGGCAGGATATTCCACGCCCAAATCATAAGGGCAAGGAGAAGGTAGTAACCTTCCTGGGACGTCTTACCATGCAGAAGGGACCTGAATATTTCGTAGAGGCTGCCAACATGGTATTGCACCGTACCCGCAATGTGCGTTTCTGTATGGCAGGTTCGGGCGATATGATGGACCAGATGATTTATCTCGCTGCCGAAAGAGGCATTGCCGACCGGTTCCACTTCCCTGGCTTTATGCGCGGCAAACAGGTTTATGAATGTCTGAAAGACAGTGATGTCTACGTGATGCCATCTGTGAGCGAGCCGTTCGGTATCTCACCTTTGGAAGCTATGCAGTGCGGCACACCAACCATTATCTCCAAGCAGAGTGGATGTGGAGAAATCCTGTCCAACTGTATCAAGGTAGACTACTGGGATATCCATGCCCTTGCTGATGCCATCTACAGCATCTGTCACAACGAGAGTCTTTTCGATTATCTCTCAGAGGAAGGCAAGAAAGAAGTAGACCAGATTACCTGGGAGAAAGTGGGAGTCCGCATCAAAGACCTGTACCTCAAGACCTTAGGGTGGAAGTAG